The Variovorax paradoxus DNA window CATTTGCTCTTCCGACTGGGCGTCCCATTGGCTCGCCTCGGCTTCCAGCTTCTTCGCGGCGGCCTGGATGTCGGTCTTCTCCTGCTCGTAGCGTGCCACCTTGACCTGCCAGCCCTGCTTGCGAACGTCGTCGGTCGCGGTGTCGCGCGCGAATTCGGCGAGCGCCTGCTTGGTGCTTTTCGACTGGAAGTAATTCCACTGGTTCGACGCCTCGGTCTTCTTGATCGCGGCGTTGTTCTTGTAGAGCCCGGCGTTCGCCTGCGTGGCTCCGCCCATGTACGAGAAGATGGCGCCGACGGTGGCGATGACAGCTGTACACACCGCGATCTTGCTCGTCATGCTCATGCCACCGGACGCTGAGGCCGCCCCGCCGTCCGCATGACCGTGGCCGTCGCCATGGCCGCCGGATGCCGCATGTTCAAGTTCGTGGTCGTGCGGGCCGTGCACGTGAAAGCCGTGTCCTGACATGGGATCCTTGTTGAAATAGGGTTTCTTGGAACGCGTGCGAGTATGCCCTCCCGCAAGCGAAAGTATTCACGCGCTGCGCTCGGGAGCCGGTGCCTGCATGCGCCGCCACCATGCGGGCATTTGCGCGGGACCAGGTGAGGGCGGCTCCGTGCGAGGGGCTGAACTGAGTAATGCCGTATTTGCTATAAATGTATGGCCTCGCAGTCGAAGCTCGAATATATTTATGTCATATACGATATTTATGGCGCTCTGTGCTTATGCTTTATTTGCTATAGTTTGACCGAACACGCAGCAAGCTGCATGGATTTCTATATCAAATAAAGCATATGAACAGTCTGCCTGATCTTGGTCGTGCGCTGGCGCGCTTGCGCAAGGAGCGCGGCATGACCCAGAAGGAGCTCGCCGCCTTGAGCGGCCTGGGCCAATCCACCCTTGCACGCTTCGAGACGGGCGGTGTCGCCGAGTTCGGCTCGCGCAAGCTGCTGCGTCTGCTGG harbors:
- a CDS encoding helix-turn-helix domain-containing protein, whose product is MNSLPDLGRALARLRKERGMTQKELAALSGLGQSTLARFETGGVAEFGSRKLLRLLEVLGHEMSYMPMKRSFTLDDALAERQRAFAQDSSEAHG
- a CDS encoding DUF4337 domain-containing protein; its protein translation is MSGHGFHVHGPHDHELEHAASGGHGDGHGHADGGAASASGGMSMTSKIAVCTAVIATVGAIFSYMGGATQANAGLYKNNAAIKKTEASNQWNYFQSKSTKQALAEFARDTATDDVRKQGWQVKVARYEQEKTDIQAAAKKLEAEASQWDAQSEEQMHQHHRWAQATTVLQVSIALAAIALLTKKKWLERAMFGVAAGGLVVGVLAAFHI